The proteins below come from a single Mesobacillus jeotgali genomic window:
- a CDS encoding proline iminopeptidase-family hydrolase: MYEEGFVNVTGGRVWYEIYNKDAEGTPVVILHGGPGSSTYSLKGLKKLGKDRPVVMYDQLGCGKSDRPDDLSLWKIDRFVDELGQVREALELDEVHILGHSWGTTLAAAYVLTKPTGVKSVIFSGPCLSAPMWEEDQKRNIAKLPADVQETILRCEESGETDSEEFKAAIKEFNKEFVFRGEPDLEWLKAGAGMKNPVVYETMWGPSEFTVKGNLKTFDCTPQLGEIECSTLYTCGHFDEATPESTGYYAKLTPGAEFHVFEKSAHMPYMEEPEEYLQVMGDFLKKVDRQV; encoded by the coding sequence ATGTACGAAGAAGGATTTGTGAATGTTACCGGCGGAAGAGTCTGGTATGAGATTTATAATAAGGACGCGGAAGGGACACCTGTGGTCATTTTACATGGCGGGCCAGGATCCTCGACTTATTCGCTAAAAGGGTTGAAGAAACTTGGAAAGGATCGGCCTGTGGTTATGTATGACCAGCTTGGCTGCGGGAAGTCAGACCGGCCTGATGATCTTTCATTATGGAAGATTGACCGTTTCGTAGATGAGCTTGGCCAGGTTAGGGAGGCACTGGAGCTTGACGAAGTACATATTCTTGGACACTCCTGGGGTACGACATTGGCGGCGGCTTATGTGCTGACAAAGCCAACCGGTGTGAAAAGCGTGATTTTTTCAGGTCCATGCTTGAGTGCGCCAATGTGGGAAGAGGACCAAAAGCGGAATATCGCTAAGCTGCCAGCTGATGTGCAAGAAACCATTTTACGCTGTGAAGAAAGCGGCGAGACGGACTCTGAAGAGTTTAAAGCCGCGATCAAGGAGTTTAACAAGGAATTTGTTTTCCGCGGTGAGCCAGATTTGGAGTGGCTGAAAGCTGGGGCTGGCATGAAGAACCCTGTTGTCTATGAGACGATGTGGGGACCTTCTGAATTTACGGTGAAGGGAAACCTCAAGACGTTTGATTGCACACCTCAATTGGGGGAAATCGAGTGTTCAACACTCTATACCTGCGGTCATTTTGATGAGGCGACTCCAGAATCGACCGGGTATTACGCCAAGTTGACGCCAGGAGCAGAGTTCCATGTTTTTGAAAAGAGTGCCCATATGCCATATATGGAAGAGCCTGAAGAGTATCTGCAGGTGATGGGTGATTTTCTAAAGAAAGTGGATCGCCAGGTGTGA
- a CDS encoding DUF4145 domain-containing protein: MSANTYFYQFLEPISKELALLAKELENSIFSSPRTMLTHSRVFIENILQQVTKEEGISVDQRTGLKEQLDLLNDQGYLIPEIRDALHLVRRMGNQAAHDARMFRFSEALLSWEALYSIVKWYVEVYGPVDVVVPEYQDPSPQAEKAFDMTELEIRLKGLEDLLKNPPMQQAETQAKEEVAVAVAPPSVEVQETPGFTPIRTITYKGRSLDIPYFLRDAFLLPQRFDKSETFLIRLGAEQEARIMSELPGNLEGLHKNVKRYNEKNDEQFFEELGTFIEEEKVRRHLTLKRQGELFFFYKASHIVVTEELKKVPLTAEQFAGIPSLVRQLNEDQIFNVGQLPMELVILAKYDNVGVGTVEKLFEQLKAKVTDKAVQVADDISTERKSFKKWESLYVKVKLNGVPAVIEGTSVPSIWKQALKWIEDNRLPLHELVKKGIILGSTDNGKRYAIALQPIHPDQRPFTQLHTYQSQTSGEVYYLETKINPKSGLETLGKLLTTLGVEVDIPLLKGE, encoded by the coding sequence ATGAGTGCAAATACATATTTTTATCAATTTTTAGAGCCGATTTCAAAGGAATTGGCTTTGCTGGCCAAGGAATTAGAAAATAGTATTTTTTCAAGCCCGAGAACGATGCTGACTCATTCGCGGGTGTTTATTGAAAATATTTTGCAGCAGGTGACGAAGGAAGAAGGAATTAGTGTCGATCAGCGGACTGGTTTGAAGGAGCAGCTGGATTTGCTCAATGACCAGGGTTACTTGATTCCTGAGATTCGGGATGCCCTGCATTTGGTGCGGAGAATGGGCAACCAGGCGGCTCACGATGCGCGGATGTTCCGCTTTTCTGAGGCGCTTTTATCATGGGAAGCTTTGTATAGCATTGTGAAATGGTATGTTGAAGTGTATGGTCCTGTGGATGTGGTCGTGCCTGAATATCAGGACCCATCTCCGCAGGCAGAAAAGGCGTTCGACATGACCGAGCTTGAGATCAGGTTGAAGGGATTAGAGGATCTGTTAAAAAATCCTCCTATGCAACAAGCAGAAACACAGGCAAAGGAAGAAGTTGCAGTGGCTGTTGCTCCACCTTCTGTTGAGGTCCAGGAGACACCCGGATTTACGCCGATCAGGACGATTACTTATAAAGGGAGGTCGCTTGATATCCCTTATTTTTTGCGTGATGCTTTTCTTTTGCCGCAGCGGTTTGATAAATCGGAAACCTTTCTTATCCGCCTCGGTGCCGAACAGGAAGCACGGATCATGAGTGAGCTGCCTGGCAATCTCGAAGGTTTGCATAAAAATGTGAAGCGATATAATGAAAAGAATGATGAGCAGTTTTTCGAGGAGCTTGGAACCTTCATTGAAGAAGAAAAAGTTCGCCGACACCTGACATTGAAGCGACAGGGGGAGCTGTTCTTCTTTTACAAGGCGAGTCATATTGTTGTGACGGAAGAATTGAAAAAGGTTCCGCTAACTGCGGAGCAATTCGCAGGAATTCCAAGTTTAGTACGGCAGTTGAATGAAGACCAGATTTTTAATGTTGGCCAGCTGCCAATGGAGCTTGTGATTTTAGCAAAGTATGACAATGTCGGAGTAGGGACCGTTGAGAAGCTGTTCGAACAGCTGAAGGCAAAGGTAACGGACAAAGCTGTCCAGGTTGCTGACGACATTTCTACAGAGCGAAAAAGCTTCAAGAAATGGGAGTCATTATATGTAAAAGTAAAGCTGAATGGTGTTCCAGCAGTTATTGAAGGTACTAGTGTTCCGTCAATTTGGAAGCAGGCGTTGAAGTGGATCGAAGATAATCGCCTGCCCCTTCATGAACTTGTTAAAAAAGGAATCATTCTTGGCTCTACTGATAATGGCAAGCGTTATGCGATTGCGCTTCAGCCGATTCATCCAGATCAAAGGCCATTTACGCAGCTTCATACCTACCAATCCCAAACCTCTGGTGAAGTCTATTATTTAGAGACAAAGATCAATCCGAAGTCTGGGCTTGAGACATTGGGGAAGCTTTTGACTACATTGGGTGTAGAGGTGGATATTCCATTGTTGAAGGGTGAATAG
- a CDS encoding DUF3934 family protein: MSKAKGKSGTGRGTGKKGWNRWQASAKKAKSAKPYKSKGVKHGNASKAGNNDDSSEK; this comes from the coding sequence TTGAGTAAAGCTAAAGGTAAGAGCGGAACAGGCAGAGGAACTGGCAAGAAAGGCTGGAATCGCTGGCAGGCTAGTGCAAAAAAAGCGAAGAGTGCCAAGCCTTATAAGAGCAAAGGTGTGAAACATGGGAATGCTTCCAAGGCAGGTAATAATGATGATAGTTCTGAAAAATAA
- a CDS encoding DUF2975 domain-containing protein: MKKGSTLFLKVAVILIGLPVLALCLFLLPQIASEANEAAERGSDLAFTVYAILMVMYVSAVPFYFALYQSFNLLTYIDKNQAFSDLSVIALKKIKNSAVIISGLYVVGLPFVYVLAEVDDAPGLILIGMGMIFAPLVVAVFAAVLQRLLKEAIDYKEENDLIV; the protein is encoded by the coding sequence ATGAAAAAAGGGTCAACACTTTTTTTGAAGGTAGCAGTTATTTTAATTGGCCTCCCGGTTTTGGCTTTGTGTCTGTTTTTGCTGCCGCAGATTGCGTCTGAAGCGAATGAAGCAGCGGAAAGAGGTTCGGACCTTGCTTTTACGGTTTACGCTATCTTGATGGTTATGTATGTTTCGGCCGTTCCATTTTACTTCGCATTGTATCAATCCTTTAACCTTTTGACGTATATCGATAAAAACCAGGCTTTCTCTGACTTATCTGTAATAGCACTAAAGAAAATCAAAAATAGTGCGGTCATTATCAGCGGCTTATACGTGGTTGGCCTTCCATTCGTCTATGTTTTAGCTGAGGTAGATGATGCGCCTGGCCTGATCCTTATTGGAATGGGAATGATATTTGCTCCATTGGTGGTTGCTGTTTTCGCGGCAGTCTTGCAGCGTCTCTTAAAAGAAGCCATCGATTATAAAGAAGAAAACGACTTAATAGTCTGA
- a CDS encoding helix-turn-helix domain-containing protein, with translation MAIIINIDVMLAKRKMSVTELSDRVGITMANLSILKNGKAKAIRLSTLDAICKALECQPGDILEYKEDEEY, from the coding sequence ATGGCAATTATAATCAATATTGATGTGATGTTGGCGAAAAGAAAAATGAGCGTAACAGAACTTTCAGACCGGGTCGGAATCACGATGGCAAACCTTTCTATATTGAAAAATGGAAAAGCAAAAGCAATTAGGCTTTCCACACTGGATGCCATTTGCAAAGCGTTAGAATGCCAGCCCGGGGATATTTTAGAGTATAAAGAGGATGAAGAGTATTAA
- a CDS encoding DUF2935 domain-containing protein: MANPIVARSLDEIQFWSRIMKEHALFLSLGFTYEQQQLIAEAQQFITLFERIEEKLARFSINTDIRQIQVFNNEVYQAAVAIWSYKRKVLGLTLRCEIRTNNFPLLVDHVSREAAYFANRLKELNEGKLAPEPDKIIQENLFFLKIMADHAKFIGHLLDPSERKLVEQANEFSHDFDQLVFQAVDLDSMRPQSETGPILDQFLDQNRVSVVSLRDFKKTARELIEACRIKSNIHPLLADHTFREAERFLEIIDLFDTHLTKQKQ, translated from the coding sequence TTGGCGAATCCAATAGTCGCTAGGTCGTTGGACGAAATACAGTTTTGGTCCAGAATCATGAAGGAACATGCTTTGTTTTTAAGCCTCGGATTTACTTATGAACAACAGCAATTGATAGCTGAAGCTCAACAATTTATTACTCTCTTTGAACGAATCGAGGAAAAGCTGGCAAGGTTTTCTATTAACACGGATATACGCCAAATTCAAGTTTTTAACAATGAGGTTTATCAAGCAGCTGTTGCCATTTGGAGTTACAAGAGAAAGGTGTTAGGGTTAACTTTACGCTGTGAAATCCGGACAAATAATTTTCCTTTATTGGTTGACCATGTTAGCAGAGAGGCTGCTTATTTTGCCAACAGATTAAAAGAACTTAACGAAGGAAAACTAGCCCCCGAACCTGATAAGATCATTCAAGAAAATCTTTTCTTTTTAAAAATTATGGCCGATCATGCAAAATTCATCGGACACCTCTTAGATCCTTCTGAAAGAAAACTAGTTGAACAAGCAAATGAGTTTAGCCATGATTTTGATCAGTTAGTCTTCCAGGCGGTTGATTTAGACTCCATGCGTCCACAATCCGAAACAGGGCCAATTCTAGATCAATTCTTAGATCAAAATAGAGTATCAGTAGTCTCACTAAGGGATTTTAAGAAAACAGCCAGAGAATTAATCGAGGCTTGCCGAATAAAAAGCAATATTCATCCACTTCTAGCAGACCATACATTTAGAGAGGCTGAGAGATTCTTGGAAATTATAGATTTATTTGATACTCACCTTACAAAGCAAAAGCAATAA
- a CDS encoding GNAT family N-acetyltransferase, whose amino-acid sequence MTDPILIDIPSSIETERLLLRAPNRMGDGSIVNQAIRDSFNELKAWLPFAQKLTEVEETEINLRKAHINFLKRESFRYLIFRKETNDFIGTVSLQGIDWSIPKCEIGYWINTMHGGNGYMIEAVKALTDFGLNQLKFKRIEIRCESTNLKSRAIPEKLGFELEGVLRNDDLSADGSRLTDTCFYSIIS is encoded by the coding sequence ATGACAGATCCAATATTAATCGATATTCCATCCTCGATAGAAACAGAAAGATTATTACTTCGAGCTCCAAATCGAATGGGTGATGGAAGTATCGTCAACCAGGCAATAAGAGATTCATTCAATGAGTTAAAAGCGTGGCTGCCATTCGCCCAAAAGCTGACTGAAGTGGAGGAAACCGAGATTAACCTGAGGAAAGCCCATATTAACTTTTTAAAGAGGGAAAGCTTTCGTTATCTCATTTTTCGAAAAGAGACGAATGATTTCATTGGGACTGTAAGCCTTCAAGGGATCGACTGGTCCATTCCTAAATGTGAAATTGGGTATTGGATCAATACGATGCACGGCGGAAACGGCTATATGATAGAAGCGGTAAAGGCGTTAACTGATTTTGGGCTGAATCAACTTAAATTCAAGCGAATTGAGATAAGATGTGAATCTACTAATCTGAAAAGTCGTGCCATACCTGAAAAACTTGGATTTGAATTAGAAGGTGTTTTACGGAATGATGATTTATCAGCGGATGGAAGCAGGCTGACCGACACATGCTTTTATTCGATTATTTCATAA
- a CDS encoding GNAT family N-acetyltransferase: MINEVYFRDIDHTNECTVKNIKLKPGQERFIETVDECLKEAAIYQEWHPVAIYFDEKIIGFAMYGSFGPNRDTWIDRIIIDERYQGKGFGKMAMIKLIDRVSKEYGVNVIYLSIIEENTIAHRLYKGLGFEYTNERDSNGELIFKYTIL; the protein is encoded by the coding sequence ATGATAAACGAAGTGTACTTTAGGGATATTGATCATACGAACGAATGCACTGTGAAAAATATAAAATTAAAACCAGGCCAGGAAAGGTTTATCGAAACTGTTGATGAATGTTTAAAAGAAGCTGCTATTTATCAAGAATGGCACCCTGTTGCTATTTACTTTGATGAGAAAATTATTGGATTTGCAATGTACGGCTCTTTTGGTCCTAACAGAGATACCTGGATTGATAGAATCATCATAGATGAAAGATACCAAGGGAAGGGTTTTGGAAAAATGGCAATGATTAAACTTATTGATAGAGTTTCAAAAGAATATGGAGTCAATGTTATTTATTTAAGTATTATCGAGGAAAACACAATTGCTCATAGATTATACAAAGGCTTGGGATTTGAATACACCAATGAAAGAGATTCAAATGGAGAACTGATATTTAAATATACTATCCTATAA
- a CDS encoding ArsR/SmtB family transcription factor, translating to MEGIIIEAREFKDFIYGEFARIGKAISSPKRIELLDLLTQGPKTVEALAADTKMSIANTSKHLQSLLESKLVNYTKDKNYVIYRLASEQVLMFVLALRGTAEERISDVKLVREGHILRQNSLSPISFKELTEKLNRNAVTLLDVRPFEEYKHDHLPHALSVPISELEHHLDLLPKDKEIVAYCRGPYCVYATEAVEFLKSRGYQATLLDAGINEWKQIQH from the coding sequence TTGGAGGGGATCATTATAGAAGCTCGGGAATTTAAGGATTTCATTTACGGCGAGTTTGCTCGGATTGGAAAAGCAATCTCAAGTCCCAAGAGGATTGAACTATTGGATTTGTTGACTCAGGGCCCAAAAACGGTTGAAGCTCTGGCTGCTGATACGAAAATGAGCATAGCCAACACCTCAAAGCATTTGCAGTCATTGCTCGAGTCTAAGCTCGTCAATTACACAAAGGACAAAAACTATGTGATTTATCGCTTAGCTAGTGAACAAGTGTTAATGTTTGTGCTGGCGTTAAGAGGAACGGCTGAGGAGCGTATATCAGATGTGAAGCTTGTAAGGGAAGGTCACATTCTTAGACAAAACTCATTAAGTCCTATTTCGTTTAAGGAGTTAACTGAAAAGTTGAATCGGAATGCTGTCACCTTATTGGACGTAAGACCATTTGAAGAATATAAGCACGACCATTTACCACATGCTTTATCAGTACCGATTTCGGAATTAGAACACCACCTGGATTTATTGCCGAAAGATAAAGAGATTGTGGCATACTGCCGGGGACCGTATTGTGTGTATGCTACTGAAGCAGTAGAGTTTCTAAAATCAAGAGGATATCAAGCTACATTGCTTGATGCAGGTATTAATGAATGGAAACAAATACAGCACTAA